A part of Saccharomonospora amisosensis genomic DNA contains:
- the rplX gene encoding 50S ribosomal protein L24, protein MKVKKGDTVLVIAGKDKGAKGKVIQAYPDRQRVLVEGVNRIKKHTRITQTQRGAQSGGIVTQEAPIHVSNVMVVDSDGKPTRVGHRIGEDGKKVRISRRTGKDI, encoded by the coding sequence ATGAAGGTGAAGAAGGGCGACACCGTCCTCGTCATCGCAGGCAAGGACAAGGGCGCGAAGGGCAAGGTCATCCAGGCCTATCCAGACCGCCAACGGGTTCTGGTCGAGGGTGTGAACCGCATCAAGAAGCACACCAGGATCACCCAGACCCAGCGGGGCGCTCAGTCCGGCGGCATCGTGACGCAGGAGGCCCCCATCCACGTGTCGAACGTGATGGTGGTGGACTCCGATGGCAAGCCGACCAGGGTGGGCCACCGCATCGGCGAGGACGGTAAGAAGGTTCGGATCTCG
- the rplN gene encoding 50S ribosomal protein L14 yields the protein MIQQESRLRVADNTGAKEILTIRVLGGSGRRYAGIGDIIVATVKDAIPGANVKRGDVVRAVIVRTVKEKRRPDGSYIRFDENAAVLIKNDNEPRGTRIFGPVGRELRDRKFMKIISLAPEVL from the coding sequence GTGATCCAGCAGGAGTCGCGACTGCGAGTCGCCGACAACACGGGTGCCAAGGAGATCCTGACCATCCGGGTGCTCGGTGGCTCGGGGCGGCGCTACGCGGGCATCGGCGACATCATCGTCGCCACCGTCAAGGACGCCATCCCGGGCGCCAACGTGAAGCGTGGTGACGTCGTCAGGGCCGTCATCGTCAGGACGGTGAAGGAGAAGCGTCGCCCCGACGGCTCCTACATCCGGTTCGACGAGAACGCCGCGGTCCTCATCAAGAACGACAACGAACCGCGAGGGACCCGCATCTTCGGCCCGGTTGGGCGCGAGCTGCGCGATCGGAAGTTCATGAAGATCATCTCGCTCGCGCCGGAGGTGCTCTAG
- the rpsQ gene encoding 30S ribosomal protein S17, producing MTEPVQKKESGRNYRKVREGLVVSDKMDKTIVVELEDRKKHPLYGKVMRSTKKVKAHDEQNTAGVGDRVLLMETRPQSATKRWRLVEIREKAK from the coding sequence ATGACGGAGCCGGTGCAGAAGAAGGAGTCCGGCCGTAACTACCGGAAGGTCCGGGAAGGTCTGGTCGTGTCCGACAAGATGGACAAGACGATCGTGGTCGAGCTCGAGGACCGCAAGAAGCACCCGCTGTACGGCAAGGTGATGCGCTCGACCAAGAAGGTCAAGGCGCACGACGAGCAGAACACGGCCGGTGTGGGCGACCGCGTGCTCCTCATGGAGACCCGGCCCCAGTCGGCCACCAAGCGCTGGCGGCTCGTCGAGATCCGCGAGAAGGCCAAGTAA
- the rpmC gene encoding 50S ribosomal protein L29: MAKAGGVAASELRELTAEELVLRLKEAKEELFNLRFQMATGQLDNNRRLRTVRADIARIYTVMRERELGLSIAPDENESEGAA, encoded by the coding sequence ATGGCTAAGGCCGGAGGAGTTGCGGCGTCAGAACTTCGTGAGCTCACTGCGGAGGAGCTCGTGCTGCGGCTGAAGGAAGCCAAGGAGGAGTTGTTCAACCTCCGGTTCCAGATGGCCACCGGGCAGCTCGACAACAACCGCAGGCTGCGCACCGTGCGCGCGGACATCGCCCGCATCTACACCGTGATGCGCGAGCGTGAGCTCGGGCTCTCCATCGCGCCTGACGAGAACGAGAGTGAAGGTGCCGCATGA
- the rplP gene encoding 50S ribosomal protein L16 — translation MLIPRKVKHRKQHSPKRSGAAKGGTKVNFGEYGIQALEHSYVTNRQIESARIAMTRHIKRGGKIWINIFPDRPLTKKPAETRMGSGKGSPEWWVANVKPGRVMFEMSFPNETVAREALRRAIHKLPMKCRIVTREGGEF, via the coding sequence GTGCTCATCCCACGCAAGGTCAAGCACCGCAAGCAGCACTCGCCGAAGCGTTCCGGCGCCGCCAAGGGTGGCACCAAGGTCAACTTCGGTGAGTACGGGATCCAGGCGCTCGAGCACAGCTATGTGACGAACCGGCAGATCGAGTCTGCCCGTATCGCCATGACCCGGCACATCAAGCGTGGCGGGAAGATCTGGATCAACATCTTCCCCGACCGGCCGCTGACGAAGAAGCCAGCCGAAACCCGCATGGGTTCCGGTAAGGGATCGCCCGAGTGGTGGGTGGCCAACGTGAAGCCGGGCAGGGTCATGTTCGAGATGAGTTTCCCGAACGAGACCGTGGCTCGCGAGGCGCTGCGCCGCGCGATCCACAAGCTGCCGATGAAGTGCCGGATCGTGACGCGCGAAGGTGGTGAGTTCTGA
- the rpsC gene encoding 30S ribosomal protein S3 → MGQKINPHGFRLGITTDWKSRWYADKQYSEYVAEDVKIRKLLSTGMERAGISKVEIERTRDRVRVDIHTARPGIVIGRRGAEADRIRGALEKLTGKQVQLNILEVKNPESDAQLVAQGVAEQLSNRVAFRRAMRKAIQTSMRSPQVKGIRVQCSGRLGGAEMSRSEHYRDGRVPLHTLRADIDYGFFEARTTFGRIGVKVWIYKGDIVGGLKGKQERDAAAAAERAPRRERPSRRRSGSSGTTPTSTEAGRAAAASQGGAQSDTDVAAGQAPQVAAQDAAEKTEG, encoded by the coding sequence GTGGGCCAGAAGATCAACCCGCACGGCTTCCGGCTCGGGATCACCACGGATTGGAAGTCCCGCTGGTACGCCGACAAGCAGTACTCGGAGTACGTCGCCGAGGACGTCAAGATCCGCAAGCTCCTGTCGACGGGCATGGAGCGGGCCGGTATTTCCAAGGTCGAGATCGAGCGCACCCGGGACCGGGTCCGTGTGGACATCCACACCGCGCGGCCGGGCATCGTCATCGGCCGCCGTGGCGCCGAGGCCGACCGGATTCGTGGCGCACTGGAGAAGCTCACCGGCAAGCAGGTGCAGCTGAACATCCTCGAGGTGAAGAACCCCGAGTCGGACGCGCAGCTGGTCGCCCAGGGCGTGGCCGAGCAGCTGTCCAACCGGGTGGCTTTCCGGCGGGCCATGCGTAAAGCGATCCAGACCTCGATGCGTTCGCCGCAGGTCAAGGGCATCCGCGTGCAGTGCAGCGGCAGGCTCGGCGGCGCCGAGATGTCGCGCTCGGAGCACTACCGCGACGGCAGGGTTCCGCTGCACACGTTGCGTGCCGACATTGACTACGGCTTCTTTGAGGCTCGCACCACCTTCGGCCGGATCGGCGTGAAGGTGTGGATCTACAAGGGCGACATCGTCGGTGGGCTGAAGGGCAAGCAGGAGCGGGACGCGGCCGCGGCCGCCGAGCGCGCCCCACGGCGCGAGCGGCCCTCCCGGCGTCGTTCCGGTTCCTCCGGCACCACGCCGACCTCGACCGAAGCCGGCCGGGCCGCCGCGGCCTCGCAGGGTGGCGCGCAGAGCGACACCGATGTGGCCGCAGGCCAGGCTCCGCAGGTGGCGGCGCAGGACGCCGCAGAGAAAACGGAGGGCTGA
- the rplV gene encoding 50S ribosomal protein L22: MNARNDAVAEAEETLPTAFARARFVRDSPTKVRRVIELIKGRNANEALAVLRFAPQAASGPVAKVLASAMANAENNLDLDPDTLWVKNAYADEGPTLKRIRPRAQGRAYRIRKRTSHITVELESRPASDKAKSKSKKKAGGR; this comes from the coding sequence ATGAACGCGCGTAATGACGCGGTGGCCGAGGCAGAGGAGACCCTGCCGACAGCCTTCGCGCGAGCTCGCTTCGTCCGGGACTCGCCGACCAAGGTGCGCCGGGTGATCGAGCTGATCAAGGGCCGTAACGCCAACGAGGCGCTGGCCGTGCTCAGGTTCGCTCCGCAGGCGGCCAGTGGGCCCGTGGCGAAGGTGCTCGCCAGTGCCATGGCCAACGCGGAGAACAACCTGGACCTCGACCCGGACACGCTCTGGGTCAAGAACGCCTACGCCGACGAAGGTCCGACGCTCAAGCGCATCCGGCCGCGCGCCCAGGGCCGGGCGTACCGGATCCGCAAGCGGACCAGCCACATCACGGTTGAGCTCGAGTCCCGGCCCGCGTCCGACAAGGCGAAGTCGAAGAGCAAGAAGAAGGCAGGTGGCCGGTAG
- the rpsS gene encoding 30S ribosomal protein S19 encodes MPRSLKKGPFVDDHLLKKVDALNESGKKTVIKTWSRRSTIIPDMLGHTIAVHDGRKHVPVFVTEAMVGHKLGEFAPTRTFKGHVKEDRKSRRR; translated from the coding sequence ATGCCGCGCAGCCTGAAGAAGGGCCCGTTCGTGGACGACCACCTGCTCAAGAAGGTGGACGCGCTCAACGAGTCGGGCAAGAAGACAGTGATCAAGACCTGGTCTCGCAGGTCGACCATCATTCCGGACATGCTCGGCCACACCATCGCGGTGCACGACGGCCGCAAGCATGTGCCGGTGTTCGTCACCGAGGCGATGGTCGGACACAAACTTGGTGAGTTCGCCCCGACGCGGACCTTCAAGGGCCACGTCAAGGAAGACCGCAAGTCGCGCCGCCGCTGA
- the rplB gene encoding 50S ribosomal protein L2, producing MGIRKYKPTTPGRRGSSVSDFAEITRSTPEKALLRPLHGRGGRNSAGKITTRHKGGGHKRAYRVIDFRRNDKDGVPAKVAHIEYDPNRSARIALLHYADGDKRYIIAPERLKQGDRVESGPRADIKPGNNLPLRNIPVGTVIHAIELRPGGGAKIARSAGARVQLVAKDGPYAQLRMPSGEIRNVDVRNRATVGEVGNSEHSNINWGKAGRNRWRGKRPTVRGVVMNPVDHPHGGGEGKTSGGRHPVNPNGKPEGRTRRSKPSDKLIVRRRRTGKKR from the coding sequence ATGGGCATCCGCAAGTACAAGCCGACGACGCCTGGTCGTCGTGGCTCCTCCGTCTCGGATTTCGCCGAGATCACCCGCTCGACGCCGGAGAAGGCACTGCTGCGTCCGCTGCACGGGCGTGGCGGCCGCAACTCCGCTGGCAAGATCACCACCCGGCACAAGGGTGGTGGACACAAGCGCGCGTACCGGGTCATCGACTTCCGGCGTAACGACAAGGACGGTGTTCCCGCCAAGGTCGCGCACATCGAGTACGACCCCAACCGCAGTGCCCGCATCGCGTTGCTGCACTACGCCGACGGCGACAAGCGCTACATCATCGCGCCGGAACGCCTCAAGCAGGGTGACCGGGTGGAGAGCGGTCCGAGGGCCGACATCAAGCCGGGCAACAACCTGCCGCTTCGCAACATCCCGGTGGGCACCGTGATCCACGCGATCGAACTCCGTCCCGGCGGCGGCGCGAAGATCGCGAGGTCGGCGGGTGCCCGCGTGCAGTTGGTCGCCAAGGACGGTCCGTACGCCCAGCTGCGGATGCCTTCCGGCGAGATCCGCAACGTGGACGTGCGCAACAGGGCGACGGTCGGCGAGGTCGGCAACTCCGAGCACTCCAACATCAACTGGGGCAAGGCGGGACGTAACCGGTGGCGCGGCAAGCGCCCCACCGTCCGTGGTGTCGTGATGAACCCGGTCGACCACCCGCACGGTGGTGGCGAGGGCAAGACCTCCGGCGGTAGGCACCCGGTGAACCCGAACGGCAAGCCGGAAGGCCGCACGCGTCGCAGCAAGCCGAGCGACAAGCTGATCGTCCGCCGTCGGCGCACCGGCAAGAAGCGCTGA
- the rplW gene encoding 50S ribosomal protein L23 produces MSSVAIPDPRDILIAPVISEKSYGLLEDHKYTFLVRPDANKTQIKVAVEKVFGVKVISVNTLNRPGKRKRTRYGYGKRKDTKRAIVTLSAESKPIEIFGGPAA; encoded by the coding sequence ATGAGCTCCGTGGCGATTCCCGACCCGCGTGACATCCTGATCGCGCCGGTGATCTCCGAGAAGTCGTACGGGCTGCTTGAGGATCACAAGTACACCTTTCTTGTCCGCCCCGACGCCAACAAGACCCAGATCAAGGTCGCGGTCGAGAAGGTCTTCGGCGTGAAGGTGATCAGCGTGAACACGCTGAACCGGCCGGGTAAGCGCAAGCGCACCCGGTACGGCTACGGCAAGCGCAAGGACACCAAGCGCGCCATTGTCACGCTCTCGGCCGAGAGCAAGCCGATCGAGATCTTCGGCGGACCCGCCGCGTAA
- the rplD gene encoding 50S ribosomal protein L4, whose protein sequence is MTATVELKTPAGKAEGTVELPAEIFDVPANIPLMHQVVVAQLAAARQGTHDTKTRGEVRGGGRKPYRQKGTGRARQGSVRAPQFTGGGTVHGPTPRDYTQRTPKKMKAAALRGALSDRARSGQLHVVTELVSGEKPSTKAAKAALAAVTQAKRVLVVLHRDEELSRLSVRNLPNVHLLTPDQLNTYDVLVNDDVVFTKAAFDVFLAGPSRAAKSGDAERSDQA, encoded by the coding sequence GTGACCGCGACCGTGGAACTCAAGACCCCGGCAGGCAAGGCCGAGGGGACGGTCGAGCTTCCCGCCGAGATCTTCGACGTACCGGCGAACATCCCGCTGATGCACCAGGTCGTCGTGGCCCAGCTGGCCGCGGCGCGGCAGGGTACGCACGACACGAAGACCAGGGGCGAGGTGCGCGGCGGTGGCCGCAAGCCGTACCGGCAGAAGGGAACCGGTCGCGCCAGGCAGGGTTCGGTCCGTGCACCGCAGTTCACCGGCGGTGGCACCGTGCACGGCCCCACGCCACGTGACTACACCCAGCGGACCCCGAAGAAGATGAAGGCGGCCGCGCTGCGCGGCGCCCTCTCCGACCGGGCGCGCTCAGGGCAACTGCACGTGGTCACGGAGCTGGTGTCCGGTGAGAAGCCGTCCACGAAGGCAGCCAAGGCCGCGCTCGCCGCGGTGACGCAGGCCAAGCGTGTGCTCGTGGTGCTGCACCGCGACGAGGAGCTGAGCAGGCTTTCCGTGCGCAACCTGCCGAACGTGCACCTGCTGACCCCCGACCAGCTCAACACCTACGACGTTCTCGTCAACGATGACGTCGTGTTCACCAAGGCGGCGTTCGACGTGTTTCTCGCCGGCCCGAGCAGGGCGGCCAAGTCGGGCGATGCCGAAAGGAGTGACCAGGCATGA
- the rplC gene encoding 50S ribosomal protein L3 has product MSERQVKGILGTKLGMTQVFDENNRVVPVTVVQAGPNVVTQVRNKETDGYSAVQLAFGAVDPRRVNKPRTGHFEKAGVTPRRYIAELRTADAESYEVGQEITAEVFPSGSVVDVTGTSKGKGYAGVMKRHGFSGQGASHGNQAKHRAPGSIGGCATPGRVFKGLRMAGRMGNQRVTTQGLTVHAVRPEDGLLLIKGAVPGPKGGLIFVRSAAKGGVTQ; this is encoded by the coding sequence ATGTCTGAAAGGCAAGTGAAGGGCATTCTGGGCACCAAGCTCGGCATGACCCAGGTCTTCGACGAGAACAACCGGGTTGTCCCGGTGACCGTCGTGCAGGCCGGGCCGAACGTGGTGACCCAGGTGCGCAACAAGGAGACGGACGGCTACTCGGCCGTACAGCTCGCCTTCGGTGCCGTCGACCCACGCAGGGTCAACAAGCCGAGGACGGGCCACTTCGAGAAGGCCGGTGTGACACCGCGGCGCTACATCGCCGAGCTACGCACGGCCGACGCCGAGTCCTACGAGGTCGGCCAGGAGATCACCGCGGAGGTGTTCCCCAGCGGTTCCGTGGTCGACGTGACCGGTACCAGCAAGGGCAAGGGCTACGCCGGTGTAATGAAGCGACATGGCTTCTCCGGGCAGGGCGCCAGCCACGGTAACCAGGCCAAGCACCGTGCTCCCGGTTCGATCGGCGGCTGCGCCACTCCTGGCCGTGTGTTCAAGGGCCTGCGCATGGCGGGCCGGATGGGCAACCAGCGAGTGACGACGCAGGGCCTCACCGTGCACGCGGTGCGTCCCGAGGACGGCCTGCTGCTGATCAAGGGCGCGGTTCCCGGACCCAAGGGCGGGCTGATCTTCGTCCGCAGCGCCGCGAAGGGTGGTGTGACGCAGTGA
- the rpsJ gene encoding 30S ribosomal protein S10, protein MAGQKIRIRLKAYDHEAIDASARKIVETVTRTGASVVGPVPLPTEKNVYCVIRSPHKYKDSREHFEMRTHKRLIDILDPTPKTVDALMRIDLPASVDVNIQ, encoded by the coding sequence ATGGCGGGACAGAAGATCCGCATCAGGCTCAAGGCCTACGACCACGAGGCGATCGACGCCAGCGCGCGCAAGATCGTCGAGACGGTGACGCGCACCGGCGCCTCGGTCGTCGGACCTGTGCCGCTGCCCACCGAGAAGAACGTTTACTGCGTCATCCGTTCGCCGCACAAGTACAAGGACTCGCGCGAGCACTTCGAGATGCGCACGCACAAGCGTCTGATCGACATCCTCGACCCGACGCCGAAGACGGTCGACGCGCTGATGCGCATCGACCTTCCGGCGAGCGTCGACGTCAACATCCAGTAA
- the tuf gene encoding elongation factor Tu has translation MAKAKFERSKPHVNIGTIGHVDHGKTTLTAAITKVLHDKFPELNQSRAFDQIDNAPEEKQRGITINISHVEYQTDKRHYAHVDAPGHADYIKNMITGAAQMDGAILVVAATDGPMPQTREHVLLARQVGVPYIVVALNKADMVDDEEILELVEMEVRELLSAQEFPGDDAPVVRVSGLKALEGDEKWSQSVLDLMEAVDDNIPDPVRDTEKPFLMPIEDVFTITGRGTVVTGRIERGEIKLNEEVEIVGIRPDSRKTTVTSIEMFNKMLDYGQAGDNAALLLRGVKREDVERGQVVVKPGTTTPHTEFEGQVYILSKDEGGRHTPFFNNYRPQFYFRTTDVTGVVTLPEGTEMVMPGDNTHISVQLIQPVAMDEGLRFAIREGGRTVGAGQVTKIIK, from the coding sequence GTGGCGAAGGCGAAGTTCGAGCGGAGCAAGCCGCACGTCAACATCGGAACCATCGGGCACGTCGACCACGGCAAGACCACTCTGACCGCGGCGATCACCAAGGTTCTCCACGACAAGTTTCCCGAGCTGAACCAGTCGCGCGCGTTCGACCAGATCGACAACGCGCCCGAGGAGAAGCAGCGCGGTATCACGATCAACATCTCGCACGTCGAGTACCAGACCGACAAGCGGCACTACGCGCACGTCGACGCTCCGGGTCACGCCGACTACATCAAGAACATGATCACCGGTGCGGCCCAGATGGACGGCGCGATCCTCGTGGTGGCGGCCACCGACGGCCCGATGCCGCAGACTCGCGAGCACGTGCTGCTCGCCCGTCAGGTCGGTGTGCCCTACATCGTGGTGGCTCTGAACAAGGCCGACATGGTGGACGACGAGGAGATCCTCGAGCTCGTCGAGATGGAGGTCCGTGAGCTGCTGAGCGCCCAGGAGTTCCCCGGCGACGACGCTCCGGTGGTTCGCGTGTCCGGGCTGAAGGCGCTCGAGGGCGACGAGAAGTGGTCGCAGAGCGTGCTCGACCTCATGGAGGCCGTGGACGACAACATCCCGGACCCGGTGCGTGACACCGAGAAGCCGTTCCTGATGCCGATCGAGGACGTCTTCACCATCACCGGTCGCGGGACGGTCGTCACCGGCCGTATCGAGCGCGGTGAGATCAAGCTCAACGAAGAGGTCGAGATCGTCGGTATCCGGCCCGACTCGCGCAAGACCACGGTCACGAGCATCGAGATGTTCAACAAGATGCTGGACTACGGTCAGGCCGGTGACAACGCGGCTCTGCTGCTGCGTGGTGTGAAGCGTGAGGACGTGGAGCGCGGTCAGGTCGTCGTGAAGCCCGGCACCACCACGCCGCACACCGAGTTCGAGGGCCAGGTCTACATTCTGTCCAAGGACGAGGGTGGTCGGCACACGCCGTTCTTCAACAACTACCGCCCGCAGTTCTACTTCCGCACCACGGACGTGACCGGCGTCGTGACCCTTCCCGAGGGCACGGAGATGGTCATGCCCGGCGACAACACCCACATCTCGGTGCAGCTGATCCAGCCGGTCGCCATGGACGAGGGTCTGCGGTTCGCCATCCGTGAGGGTGGCCGTACCGTTGGTGCCGGTCAGGTCACCAAGATCATCAAGTAA
- the fusA gene encoding elongation factor G has protein sequence MARDVLTDLSKVRNIGIMAHIDAGKTTTTERILFYTGINYKIGEVHDGAATMDWMEEEQKRGITITSAATTTFWNDYQINIIDTPGHVDFTVEVERNLRVLDGAVAVFDGKEGVEPQSEQVWRQADKYEVPRICFVNKMDKLGADFYFTVRTIEERLGARPLVIQLPIGAESEFEGVIDLVRMKALTWRGDVKKGEDYEVEEIPASLADKAAEYRDKLVEAVAETDDELMEKYFGGEELTEAEIKNGIRKLTTERAAYPVLAGSAFKNKGVQPMLDAVIDYLPSPLDLPPVEGTLTDGETAVMRKPSVTEPFSALAFKIAAHPFFGKLTYIRVYSGKVAAGSQVVNATKERKERIGKIFQMHSNKENPVDEAQAGHIYAVIGLKDTTTGDTLADPQNPVVLESMTFPEPVIKVAIEPKTKADQEKLSTAIQKLAEEDPTFRVSQDEETGQTIIEGMGELHLEVLVNRMKSDYKVEANIGKPQVAYRETVRNTVEKLEYTHKKQTGGSGQFAKVIVKLEPLQTTDGALYEFDNKVTGGRVPREYIPSVDAGAQDAMQYGVLAGYPLVGLKFTLLDGAYHEVDSSEMAFKIAGSMAMKEAARKAGPVLLEPMMAVEVTTPEDYMGDVIGDLNSRRGQIQAMEERSGTRVVKALVPLSEMFGYVGDLRSKTQGRANYTMHFDSYAEVPANVAKEIIAKATGE, from the coding sequence GTGGCACGTGACGTGCTGACCGACCTGAGCAAGGTCCGCAACATCGGCATCATGGCCCACATCGACGCCGGTAAGACGACCACCACCGAGCGGATCCTGTTCTACACCGGGATCAACTACAAGATCGGCGAGGTGCACGACGGCGCCGCGACGATGGACTGGATGGAGGAGGAGCAGAAGCGGGGTATCACCATCACCTCGGCTGCCACCACCACCTTCTGGAACGACTACCAGATCAACATCATCGACACCCCTGGCCACGTCGACTTCACCGTCGAGGTGGAGCGCAACCTGCGCGTGCTCGACGGCGCGGTCGCCGTCTTCGACGGCAAGGAGGGTGTCGAGCCGCAGTCCGAGCAGGTTTGGCGCCAGGCCGACAAGTACGAGGTCCCTCGCATCTGCTTCGTCAACAAGATGGACAAGCTGGGCGCGGACTTCTACTTCACCGTGCGCACCATTGAGGAGCGCCTCGGCGCCCGCCCGCTCGTCATCCAGTTGCCGATCGGCGCGGAGAGCGAGTTCGAGGGTGTGATCGACCTCGTCCGCATGAAGGCGCTGACGTGGCGTGGCGACGTCAAGAAGGGCGAGGACTACGAGGTCGAGGAAATCCCGGCCTCGCTCGCCGACAAGGCCGCCGAATATCGCGACAAGCTGGTCGAGGCCGTCGCAGAGACCGACGACGAGCTCATGGAGAAGTACTTCGGCGGCGAAGAGCTGACCGAAGCCGAGATCAAGAACGGCATCCGCAAGCTCACCACGGAGCGCGCGGCCTACCCGGTGCTTGCCGGTTCGGCGTTCAAGAACAAGGGCGTGCAGCCCATGCTCGACGCCGTGATCGACTACCTGCCGTCGCCGCTGGATCTGCCGCCGGTGGAAGGGACGCTGACCGACGGCGAGACCGCGGTCATGCGCAAGCCGTCGGTTACTGAGCCGTTCTCCGCGCTCGCGTTCAAGATCGCCGCGCACCCGTTCTTCGGGAAGCTGACCTACATCCGGGTCTACTCGGGCAAGGTCGCGGCGGGCAGCCAGGTCGTCAACGCGACCAAGGAGCGCAAGGAGCGCATCGGCAAGATCTTCCAGATGCACTCCAACAAGGAGAACCCAGTCGATGAGGCGCAGGCGGGCCACATCTACGCCGTCATCGGGCTGAAGGACACCACGACCGGCGACACCCTCGCCGACCCGCAGAACCCGGTTGTGCTGGAGTCGATGACCTTCCCCGAGCCGGTCATCAAGGTCGCCATCGAGCCCAAGACCAAGGCGGACCAGGAGAAGCTCTCCACCGCGATCCAGAAGCTCGCCGAGGAGGACCCGACCTTCCGGGTCAGCCAGGACGAGGAGACCGGGCAGACGATCATCGAGGGCATGGGCGAGCTCCACCTCGAGGTGCTCGTCAACCGGATGAAGTCCGACTACAAGGTCGAGGCGAACATCGGTAAGCCCCAGGTCGCCTACCGTGAGACCGTCCGCAACACCGTCGAGAAGCTCGAGTACACCCACAAGAAGCAGACCGGTGGTTCCGGTCAGTTCGCGAAGGTGATCGTCAAGCTCGAGCCGCTGCAGACCACGGACGGCGCACTCTACGAGTTCGACAACAAGGTCACCGGTGGCCGCGTGCCGAGGGAGTACATCCCATCGGTGGACGCGGGTGCGCAGGACGCCATGCAGTACGGCGTGCTCGCAGGCTATCCGCTCGTCGGGTTGAAGTTCACCTTGTTGGACGGTGCGTACCACGAGGTCGACTCCTCGGAAATGGCCTTCAAGATCGCCGGTTCGATGGCGATGAAGGAGGCCGCGAGGAAGGCAGGCCCGGTACTGCTGGAGCCGATGATGGCGGTCGAGGTGACCACACCCGAGGACTACATGGGTGACGTCATCGGCGACCTGAACTCCCGCCGTGGCCAGATCCAGGCCATGGAGGAGAGGTCGGGCACGCGCGTCGTGAAGGCGCTCGTGCCGCTGTCGGAGATGTTCGGGTACGTGGGCGACCTGCGGTCGAAGACCCAAGGTCGTGCCAACTACACGATGCACTTCGACTCCTACGCGGAGGTTCCGGCGAACGTCGCGAAGGAGATCATCGCGAAGGCGACGGGGGAGTGA
- the rpsG gene encoding 30S ribosomal protein S7, with translation MPRKGPAPKRPLIADPVYASPLVTQLVNKVLTDGKRSLAERIVYGALEGAREKTGTDPVVTLKRALDNVRPTLEVKSRRVGGATYQVPIEVKPGRSTTLALRWIVTFARQRREKTMIERLQNELLDASNGLGASVKRREDTHKMAESNKAFAHYRW, from the coding sequence ATGCCCCGCAAGGGTCCGGCCCCGAAGCGGCCGCTGATCGCTGACCCGGTGTACGCATCTCCGCTCGTCACCCAGCTGGTGAATAAGGTGCTGACGGACGGGAAGCGTTCGCTCGCCGAGCGAATCGTCTACGGCGCGCTGGAAGGGGCTCGTGAGAAGACCGGCACCGATCCGGTCGTCACACTGAAGCGTGCGCTGGACAACGTGCGGCCCACTCTCGAGGTGAAGAGCCGCAGGGTTGGTGGCGCGACCTACCAGGTGCCCATCGAGGTCAAGCCCGGTCGCTCGACCACCCTTGCGCTGCGCTGGATCGTCACCTTCGCGCGGCAGCGCCGCGAGAAGACCATGATCGAGCGCCTGCAGAACGAGCTGCTCGACGCGAGCAACGGCCTCGGGGCCAGCGTGAAGCGCCGCGAGGACACCCACAAGATGGCCGAGTCCAACAAGGCTTTTGCCCACTACCGCTGGTGA
- the rpsL gene encoding 30S ribosomal protein S12 codes for MPTIQQLVRKGRQDKAAKQKTAALKGSPQRRGVCTRVYTTTPKKPNSALRKVARVKLTSGIEVTAYIPGEGHNLQEHSMVLVRGGRVKDLPGVRYKIIRGSLDTQGVKNRKQARSRYGAKKEKS; via the coding sequence TTGCCCACGATCCAGCAGTTGGTCCGCAAGGGCCGCCAGGACAAGGCTGCCAAGCAGAAGACCGCGGCGCTCAAGGGGAGCCCGCAGCGTCGTGGTGTGTGCACGCGCGTGTACACGACCACACCCAAGAAGCCGAACTCGGCGCTGCGCAAGGTCGCGCGTGTGAAGCTGACCAGCGGCATCGAGGTCACGGCCTACATTCCCGGCGAGGGTCACAACCTCCAGGAGCACTCCATGGTGCTCGTGCGTGGCGGGCGTGTGAAGGACCTGCCGGGCGTTCGCTACAAGATCATCCGCGGTTCGCTCGACACCCAGGGTGTGAAGAACCGCAAGCAGGCGCGCAGCCGGTACGGCGCGAAGAAGGAGAAGAGCTAA